Proteins found in one Hyla sarda isolate aHylSar1 chromosome 7, aHylSar1.hap1, whole genome shotgun sequence genomic segment:
- the MFAP5 gene encoding microfibrillar-associated protein 5 isoform X1: MAPNRLDAAVTIDLEEMSGLHTGYCCLLLLTVLSLVLPALGNVVRRNSEDTVTPAEDTDDSGNKVTPSPGGCKEVQYPCTRVYSVQKPVKQCISYLCVTSVRRVYMVNKEICTKIMCKEDEIIQDEKCRQLAGLPPRRQPELQEPAEGAPDEN; encoded by the exons AGATGTCAGGACTGCACACTGGTTATTGCTGCTTGTTGCTTCTCACAGTTTTGTCCCTCG TGCTGCCCGCTTTGGGGAATGTGGTCCGGAGGAATTCTG AGGATACAGTGACTCCAGCTGAAGACACAG ATGATTCTGGTAATAAAGTGACTCCGTCCCCTGGAG GCTGTAAGGAGGTTCAGTATCCCTGCACCCGCGTATATTCGGTACAGAAGCCGGTCAAGCAGTGTATCAGCTACCTATGTGTCACCAG CGTCCGGCGCGTCTACATGGTGAATAAAGAGATCTGTACAAAGATCATGTGCAAGGAAGACGAGATCATTCAAG ATGAAAAGTGTCGCCAGCTCGCTGGGCTCCCTCCACGCCGCCAGCCAGAACTTCAAGAACCTGCAGAGGGCGCACCTGACGAGAACTAA
- the MFAP5 gene encoding microfibrillar-associated protein 5 isoform X2 codes for MSGLHTGYCCLLLLTVLSLVLPALGNVVRRNSEDTVTPAEDTDDSGNKVTPSPGGCKEVQYPCTRVYSVQKPVKQCISYLCVTSVRRVYMVNKEICTKIMCKEDEIIQDEKCRQLAGLPPRRQPELQEPAEGAPDEN; via the exons ATGTCAGGACTGCACACTGGTTATTGCTGCTTGTTGCTTCTCACAGTTTTGTCCCTCG TGCTGCCCGCTTTGGGGAATGTGGTCCGGAGGAATTCTG AGGATACAGTGACTCCAGCTGAAGACACAG ATGATTCTGGTAATAAAGTGACTCCGTCCCCTGGAG GCTGTAAGGAGGTTCAGTATCCCTGCACCCGCGTATATTCGGTACAGAAGCCGGTCAAGCAGTGTATCAGCTACCTATGTGTCACCAG CGTCCGGCGCGTCTACATGGTGAATAAAGAGATCTGTACAAAGATCATGTGCAAGGAAGACGAGATCATTCAAG ATGAAAAGTGTCGCCAGCTCGCTGGGCTCCCTCCACGCCGCCAGCCAGAACTTCAAGAACCTGCAGAGGGCGCACCTGACGAGAACTAA
- the MFAP5 gene encoding microfibrillar-associated protein 5 isoform X3, producing MHSPPYISSSGAHSTIDNIIDEPLLEVLMELRETPHGSSCPSSCKEVQYPCTRVYSVQKPVKQCISYLCVTSVRRVYMVNKEICTKIMCKEDEIIQDEKCRQLAGLPPRRQPELQEPAEGAPDEN from the exons ATGCATTCCCCACCATACATTTCATCCTCAGGGGCTCATAGTACAATAGATAACATAATAGATGAACCCCTTCTTGAGGTGCTCATGGAACTGCGAGAGACACCACATGGTAGTAGCTGCCCCTCCA GCTGTAAGGAGGTTCAGTATCCCTGCACCCGCGTATATTCGGTACAGAAGCCGGTCAAGCAGTGTATCAGCTACCTATGTGTCACCAG CGTCCGGCGCGTCTACATGGTGAATAAAGAGATCTGTACAAAGATCATGTGCAAGGAAGACGAGATCATTCAAG ATGAAAAGTGTCGCCAGCTCGCTGGGCTCCCTCCACGCCGCCAGCCAGAACTTCAAGAACCTGCAGAGGGCGCACCTGACGAGAACTAA